ccctgactgtcctcatatagcccctcgccgggcaagttacagtctgtatgggatgctcatcataggcactggggttgtctcaactgccctgcttacctaggCTGCCTCAAGGTTCGCCTCCAATCCAGggctttgcctccagcccctagccaggggagccTTGCTGGCCCTTCTCCAGCTAtcgctggctatccccagcttgtctcccttcaAGGAGCTCCTGCCTTTTCTGCAGTCAGCTCTCTACTGCCCcccttgagcaacctgggcttctctatatatacgtgccagctgggctctcccacgCCCTAaggggttcagctggcttctaccagccagtCCCAGTCGTGCTGTCCTAGTTGTTTGCCAGCCGGACTCGCTCTAGTCCCAACTAGCTCCAGCTGGTCTCCTTTCTTCTAGCCCCGGCTCCAGGCCTGAGTCCTggtgttaaagggccagtgcagggcaggcgccctgtcgcaatagtacatccgagggtactgagggagttggcaaatgtcattgaggagcatttggccattatctttgaaaagtcgtggagatcgggagaaatcccggatgattggaaaaaggcaaatgtagagcctatcttcaaaaaagggaagaaggacgatccagggaactataggccggtcagtcttacatcggttcctggaaaaatcatggaagggatccttaaggaatccattttgaggcacttggatgagaggaaaaagattaggaatagtcagaatggattcacaaagggcaagtcgtgcctgaccaatctgattagctttctatgatgaggtaactggctctgtggacgtgggaaagtcagtggatgtgatacaccttgactttagaaagccttttgatacggtctcccacaatattcttgccagcaagttaagggaatgtggattggataaatggacggtaagatggatagaaagatggctagaaggctgggcccagcgggtagtgatcaattgctcgatgtcaggatggcggtcggtttctagcggagtgccccaaggttcagttctaggaccggttttgttcaatatctttattaatgacctggatgaggggacggattgcaccctcagcaagtttgcggatgacactaagctagggggagaggtagatacgcttgagggcagagatagggtccagagtgacttagaaaattggcggattgggccacaagaaatctgatgaggttcaacaaggacaagtgcagagtcctgcacttgggacggaagaatcccaagcatatttacaggctggggaccaatcagctaagtagtagttctgcagaaaaggacctgggggttacagtggatgagaagctggatatgagtcaacagtgtgcacttgtagccaagaagactaatggcatattaggttgcatgaagaggagcattgccagcagatccagagatgtccttattcccctttattcagctctggtgaggccacatctagagtattgtgtccagttctgggccccccactacaaaaaggatgtagacgcattggagagggtccagcagagggcgaccaaaatgattagggagctggagcatatgacttatgaggagaggctgagggacttgggtctgtttagtctgcaggagcgaagagtgaggggggaattgatagcaacctgcaacttcctgaagggaggttccaaagaggctggagagaggatgttctcagtagtgacagatgacagaacaaggagcaatggtctcaagttgtggtgggagaggtccaggttggatattaggaaaactatttcactaggagggcagtaaagcactggaacgggttacctaaggaagtagtggagtctccatccctagaggagtttaagtctcagcttgacaaagccatggccgggttgatttagttgggattggtcctgcctagagcaggggtctggacttgatgaccttctatggttctatgattctacattggatagatggaaagagccacctttTGAGACTGGTACCAAGGCAaagtccctggtctgaagacttagttggaaaaggaaggaagaaagaaaaaaaccatcTCAAACCCTAAGAAGCTCAGACATTAGTTTGACATCcctaaagaaggaaaacaataaatcctgagagacgagctaaacttttccctccttACACGTTATAAGAAGtctgttttttgaggaagaacggctcttgcacaagagggggttttgcaaaACAAGGGctgctcgttaattatgcaaatggagcgcagcgatattccatgccaagcttcatttgcataagcttttcctcaagaaggctacattgtagatgtagcctcagtctcagctacttcctgtcctgcccgtgaTTCCTGCCGGTTGGGAGGCagcgccacacgctgccgggtggTGAAGGCAGAGGGCGTTTCCATGAGGGCCCTGCACTCCGTCCTTTCCGCGCGGACACTGTGGGCTACTAGAGCCGCTGGGCCCATCTGCTCAGGCCCAGGATggaggatggaacatggggcatgttctccagtcacccctctgctgccctccacaagggatctgcagggctctgccgGTTTATCAGCCAAAGGCAGGTCTCCTGAGTGCAGGGGTCGTGAGTTACAGGGGCCTGTGGTGCCCAGGGGACGGGGGAACCCTTGGCACCGGGCGAGGCTGCTCAATCAAAGGTCTCAGCAGGCTCCTCcatgctcactaggccctgccagcccccagggagcgagtgtcccagggcagctacccagtggaaatgctcagtccctacaggctctgcccctgttcattgcagaccctcggggagccccctgcctcagcccagcccacagccctgctgctggcagccgtgaaggctctgccggcccccgccctggagagctttcgggcggcggaggaggcgctgagagccaccgtgtcccagcacagcgcccgcatggagcgagtaagagacgcccggcgaggggcagaggcgtgtggggagaggggctgggagaactggctctgaggaaaccggccctggggcacagggtcccggtctggcaggtcggctcagcccctttccattcggtgctggggtgggcaggtgtTTCCAGAGTTCTGTGCGCTGGAGCTTGGACacgtccctggggccagcccagccccacagcaggtgggtcacagccccaccctggagcgcGGCACTGACAGAGTCTGCCGAGGGGTCGCCACGCTGGGCTCCCGGAGCGGACGGGGTTTCCTCACGTGCCCTGCAGGGCCCTCGTGTGACCCACCGGTGCAGCAGGAACCATTTGGCTTTGCACTTTGCCCCGGTGCCTGTGACGTGTGATCCTGCTGCCCGGCCCCACCGgctccggtgcccccccccccccccggaaattAGACTGGTGCAGGCAGGGCTCTGCCCGAGTCCATTTCTACAGCCCCTTCCTAGGAGGTGTGAGCATCAGTCACTGCCCTGATCAGTTGAGCTCCATCgccctctggggaggcaggaattctaCCCGCGTGACACGGGGACCTGGGACCAAGAGCGGCTCATTGACTTGGTGACGTTCCTGCCCTTCTCCGAGCGCCGTCTGCCAGGAGGGGTgacctggcaggaggccgctcttGGGCAATCCCCCCCCTCAgctttctggctgcctccaggtggGAGACGTCGTGGGAGAGATTTTCACCTGGCTGGACGACGTCGAGgaccccagagccagaagagcCGCGCTGggaaccatcgccctgctggctcgcgcccacccccgggacgtggttccagcctgtgtggcccacgcgctgccatgggagaggtagggagaggctgttatcaCCTCAGCCTgattgcccctccctcctcctccagggcagagcgcgggaaaggcctggcaggccacagcgatggagcaagctccctgctgggcacggggctgtccctgcctcctgaggggagatgcccaggcccagccccttggaaaccagcccctcccccttccctgcccagagtgcagacgtgacaggtccctggagagttccagcaggctcctgatttctgtggtcaccccccttcccgccagctccaccagaggggcaggaccaggctctGGGGAGCATCCCTGGGCCGTGACTCCAGCGTAAATGTCACCGAGCAGCctttggtgcaggctgggctgggtggtgtcacgctgtgcgcagccccagggcagttactggaagcagcggcacaggctgcaggagcaatgaggcctctggggaagggaataaatgaagAGCTCATGGAAGGGACTCACCtgcctcagcctcccagcccccgggcGTCTCCTCTAAGGGCCCCCTTTCCCGCcggccttcccagcctctccctggggacacaagggggggcaagcagggacGCTCTGATTTCggtttctgaccttgcagaggtgccagggagctgtggaaggccttgggggaagaagcacagctctcccggcacgtgctgcaccagctgctggacaagctccggaagagccaccgggaggagaggagccgcagcgtgtctctggccgTAAGTGAGACTGGCGCTGTCACGTAGCGAACTCGCCACCGAACACGGAGGCCCCTCACTTGGAGCTCAACCCCGTGTGCGTCCCAATGCTCCAAatcaaccctgcagctccctgcacacagggcttaactccctgtgctccaaatcaacagggcagctcccttcacacaggcctagcagccagaggtgTGTTAGAACTCCTGGTGGGATTGGTGTGGAGggccagggggacccaggccaccctctccaccgggtcccagtgcaccctgtcagcgttggagtggggcaccactagctgggtggggaatccagccgaaagacgccaagcacccggggttcaactacccgccctgggctgcttcctgccagcttctctcccatcctgagcgccgtctctttcctccaaaccggggcttctgctgcggttccctgctgactggtgaCGGCGTCCGGGTGCACAAGCGCTTCTCCTCGGGAGCCCCAGCGGCACCTCTGCCCCCGTAGGTGTCTGCCCTTTCTGAGCTGCTCCACCGGCCTTTCTAGctacctccagctggagcccgccCAGCACGCTTGTGGGGGTGCGACCTTCTCTGCTAGGCAGCCAGGCTTcacctctgcagccccagtgcagggtcgGGACACCACGTGCCAGGGCTGATCTCCACCCTGAGCACAGAACGTAGGGACCtgcaagaaaacttaaaaaaatgaagcctggtcttTGCAGTCGCTGCTtacaaaactccccagagtcacaaatTTACTAACTTTGGGGGGAGCTTCCACCATCAAATGACTTATCCTTAAACACAGAGACCTTCCCTTGCTGGGAGTTTTAACCCaataagaacagttggagggtgaGTTTGTCAGAGGCTCGAGTGTGTGTTAAAACTACGGATGCGTTTCTTGTTATTTgacatttgtaattcactttgctctgccctttctcacttGCAAACACATAAATCCCACAgcttgtgcttaataaaatcacttttgttcacTGTCAAGCGTTGTGTAAACAGTTGTGACCTCAGACCACAATAGACTCAATGTCTGTatagctctgggggcgggggagggtctctgctctgtgcctcggctgggggagaccaggagacctggcccagcaggacagtgtaGCGAGAAGCTCTTGAGTGCCAAGAAGCGAGTGTCAGCGGCTTTGCCAGCGCTCTGGGAAACGCCcccaaggagtcttctgtgaTCGCGCCCGTGACACGGATCCtgccgggggcaggcaggaatgggCGCAGCGACACCGCCCGGTGCCCTCGCTGAAACTGTCTCCCTGCTTGAGGACTACGTGGcctcagaggagccagggaagccagaccccaAGCCGGGGCATCTGAGAGAGTCAAAGAAGCAGCACGGTCGGGGTCCCTCTAACTGGGGCAGGAGGATTTGAACCCGACCCggcagaagttcccattgaccctggtgaagtagtttgggatcttggggggatgttctccaagagcaaaggagtgacccaaccctccaaggcctggcagcaaggggcagacacaagccagggagatggtcaacctcagtgctggctccagggtcccggtttgagatcagcaaggaccttctTAATCGCCGGGTCCAGCACCCACTGACCAAGACCGACATCTGCCAACTACTGCTCCTGTGACTGCTCTGCCAGGAGTTGTTGTGCCTGGGACGTGCAGTGCCCTGGGCCAGACCCTTCGGGAGAGAGAAAACTCTACAGAGAGTAGCCCGGCAGGTTTTCTGGCTGGGGAGGAAGCACGTGCCCCGAGTGCCAGAAAAGCAGCCCAATAGTGATCAATGCAGGACCACTGATGCCCTTATCCCTGGCAGGGACACCTTGTGAGAAGATTGGCTTAGATCTGGTGGAACCCTTCTAGAAGAGCAGGATGGACCATTAGTCCACCTCCGTGCTAGTGGGCTACaccgagatcttttatagggggaaaggcagtacgccgcatcgattgagaatacaacagttgcttatgcttttcaaacagacacaaaacatcatgcatacacagttctgccagatgatatagttaccagtccagagtctgtgtcaatctagtggccaggtagattgagcacaggggggagcagggccttgtcgGTCGATCGATCCGATACTCCTCTCCAGATAGTGTGGCAGACGAacgcaaagttccatagcaaagcaccctgctttataTATTCCTTCTTCTTGTTAAAATCCATGGATCTCGCTCTGTCCGcttgtgaccggaatgttatcttttgatgtgagTGTTCCCAGAACATCTCTCGAAGGTTCATCCTGTTGTCAATCGTCCTTTCGGGTGGCTTGCTCCGCTCTAAGGCTCATCAATCTGCCAATTATTCAATCTTCTCATGAGTAGGGGTACGCATTGGTGGTTATAGATGACTCCTCTGCAGTCAGGTTGTCTCATCCTCAGGACTTCGCTCACACTCGCTCAACCCCCTCCTTTGACCATCTGGTTCTAAAGCCATATAACTTTGCATCTTATCTCAACACATTCACACTTCTTACATGCACAAGTCTCCGGGGTTACAGAACTGCATGAAAAAGCAAAACCATTGTAAATTAAACAATTACAGCTTGGCCTTCAACATTCGCAGAATTCCTCTAATCTTACTAACACAGCCAAAATACCCAGAACTGGTTTTCTACTTCGGAACAAAGAAAATAGACCTTCAACTGAAAGGACTTGATTTGTAAACTATTAAAtgtatattaatatatatatatgccttatattgctatattaCTGCTACGTTACTATacctaaaataagaaataaaaaagaaaaaaactcaatCCTAACAACGCTacccggtgccccagagagtCCCCCCACGAGCTGTTATTGCCAATGAACTCCTGAAGGTGCTTGCGAGGGTCGGGCTGCTGTGAGAGACGTTTAATGGACCAAGGGCCTAATGTGACCTGAAAACTCATGGCAGAACTATG
This genomic stretch from Pelodiscus sinensis isolate JC-2024 chromosome 26, ASM4963464v1, whole genome shotgun sequence harbors:
- the LOC142820453 gene encoding maestro heat-like repeat family member 5, yielding MTMTLGEPPASAQPTALLLAAVKALPAPALESFRAAEEALRATVSQHSARMERVGDVVGEIFTWLDDVEDPRARRAALGTIALLARAHPRDVVPACVAHALPWERGARELWKALGEEAQLSRHVLHQLLDKLRKSHREERSRSVSLAAMDTLYEIFFLWGYREAILQMFPHLLFLCVRQVQHVLDLRLPGTWTASQKSSPEGSSRLSPLSTSLEAVKTLFSMPRYWKEFASIQLQQGWEMIASRHHFSRGVGLIAR